The genomic segment CACCAGGGAAAATACCCTGTAATCTTCATGACATTTAAAGATGTGAAACATCTTAACTGGGATCATTGCCTGAGCAGCCTTAAATACGTTATTTATGAAGAATTTACAAAGCACCGCTATCTTATGGAAGGAGATATTCTTTTCCCCGATGAAAAGATATTTTTCCAAAAAGTCCTTGAACGATCTCTGTCTCAAGATGAATGCCATAACGCACTGAAATACCTGAGCAAATGTCTTAACCGTTATTACAATATGCCTGTTGTCATACTTATTGATGAATACGACACCCCCATTCATGCGGGTTACGCTAAAGGCTATTATGAAGAAATCATCAGCTTTATGAGAAATTTTCTCAGCGGCGGATTGAAAGACAATACTTATCTTTTTAAAGGAGTTTTAACCGGCATCCTCAGGGTTGCAAAGGAATCCGTGTTTTCAGGCTTGAATAATCTCGGTGTTTATACCCTTTTAGATAAAGAATTTAACACCTTTTTCGGATTTACAGAACCAGAAGCCGCAGAACTGCTTAAAGATTATGACCTGTCAAACAGATATAACGATGTTTCCGCCTGGTATAACGGTTATAATTTCGGCGGAGAAGTTATTTACAATCCCTGGTCAATCTTGCAGTTTACCCATAGAACTCCCGATATTCCATCTCCCTATTGGGTAAATACAGCAGATACGGGCATGATTGACCAGCTTGCAACAGAAGGAGGCAGGGAACTGAAAGAGGAGATAGGACAGCTTCTTGACGGGAACAGCATAACAAAACAGGTTTATGACAGTATTGTAATGAAAGATATTGAAATACGCGGCAATCTCCTGTGGAGTTTTCTGCTTTTCAGCGGCTATCTGAAGGTTGTGGGTGAAAAAGGCCAGAAAAATACATATCAGCTTGCCATACCCAACCAGGAAGTCCGGTATATTTACGAAGAAATGATTGAAAGATGGTTTGACACAAAGGTAAGATCAGCATCTCTTGAAGAAATGACCAGGGCACTGGAACAAGGCGATATAAAGCTGTTTGAAATCATGCTCCGTAAAGTTGTAATCCAGGTTATGAGTTATCACGATCTGGGCGGAGAGCCTGAAAAGGTTTATCATGCTTTGGTTCTTGGAATGCTGGTCTGGATGTCCTTTGCTTATGAAATCCGGTCAAACCGTGAATCTGGATACGGCAGATATGATATTATGATGAAACCAAAAGATTTAAAAAAGCACGGCATTATAATTGAATTTAAAATGATAGATGAGGAAAAAACCCCTGAACAAACCCTTAAAAAAGCAATGGAACAGATTGAAAATAAAAAATACGCGGCAGAACTGGAAGCAGCAGGGATAAAGGAAATTATTAAAATTGCCGTTGCATTTAAAGGCAAGGAACTTTGGCTTGAGCATAAAAGATAGCGATGCCTCACGGCAGCGCTTATTTCTGAACCAGGATTCGCAGGATTAAAGGATTACCAGGATTTTTTCAGCCAGGCTTTGCCTGGCATTATCCTGGAAATCCTTTAATCCTGTGAATCCTGGTTCAGACAAAAAGGAGTGCCGAACTGAAAGTTTGGCACTAAAGAAAGGAGACCGTTAATGACAACAAAAAAACTCCCAATAGGATTATCAGATTTTAAAGAACTGATAGAAAATGATTACTATTACATTGATAAAACAAAATATATCAAAGATATTATCAATTCTTCATCAAAAATACTTCTGCTCCCCAGACCCAGGCGCTTTGGCAAAACCTTAAACCTTAGTATGCTCAAATATTTTTTTGACAAAAGCCTGGAAAATCATAAAGAATTGTTCAAAGGACTGGAAATTGAAAAACATGAAGAATTTGAATTATATCAGGGAAAATACCCTGTAATCTTCATGACATTTAAAGACGTGAAACATTCACAATGGGAAGCCTGTTTCAGCAGCATAAAAACGGCTGTAAAAAAAGAATATTCCAGGCACCGCTATCTCCTTGAAACAGATACTCTTTATCCTGAAGACAAAATCTATTTCCAGAATATTCTTTCATCAGAACTAAAAGAGACAGGCTGTGATCAGGCTTTATACAATTTAAGTGAATATCTCCACCGCCACTATAATGAAAAGGTTATGATTCTTATTGACGAGTACGACACACCCATCCATGCAGCCTACACTTCTGGTTATTATAATAAACTGATTGAATTTATAAGAAATTTTCTCAGCGCAGGTTTGAAAGACAATACTTATCTTTTTAAAGGAGTTTTAACCGGCATTCTCAGGGTTGCAAAGGAATCCGTGTTTTCAGGCTTGAATAATCTCGGTGTTTATACGCTTTTAGATAAAGAGTTTAACACCTTTTTCGGATTTACAGAACCAGAAGCCGCAGAACTGCTTAAAGATTATGACCTGTCCAACAGATATAACGATGTTTCCGCCTGGTATAAGGGTTATAATTTCGGCGGAGAAGTTATTTACAATCCCTGGTCAATCTTGCAGTTTACCCATAGAAAACCGAAAATACCGTCTCCATACTGGGTAAATACAGCAGATACAGGCATGATTGACAGCCTTGCAACAAAAGGCGGCAGGGAAGTGAAAGAAGAGATCGGTTATCTCCTGGAAGGAAAAAGCGTTGCCAAACCTGTTTATGAGTCTATTGTTCTTTATGATCTTGAAAAAAGAGACGATCTGCTTTGGAGCTTCCTTCTTTTCAGCGGTTATCTTAAAACTGCTGGAGAAAAAGGACAGAAAAACACATATCAGCTTGCCATACCCAACAGAGAAGTACGTTATATTTATGAGGAAATGATTATAAGATGGTTTGGAGAAAAAATTGAATCATCAAGAATTGAAACCCTGTTAAATTCCTTGATTAAAGGAAATATTGACGATTTTGAATACCTGCTTGCTGATATTGTTGAAAAAGTCCTGAGTTTTCACGATACAGGAGGAACCGAGCCTGAAAAATTTTACCATGCCTTTATACTTGGATTATTAGTATGGCTTGAAGACAGGTATGAAGTAAAAAGCAACCGTGAATCAGGGCTGGGGCGTTATGATGCTGCTCTTATTCCAAAAGACAGAACAAAAATCGGGATTATAATGGAATTTAAAAAAGTAAATGAACGTAAAAATGAAACCCCGGAACAAACCCTGAAAAAAGCAATGGAACAGATTGAAAATAAAAAATACGCAGCAGAACTGGAAGCAGCAGGGATAAAAGACATTATTAAAATTGCCGTTGCATTTAAAGGCAAGGAACTTTGGCTTGAGCATAGTCTTTTGAAGTAAACCCTAAGGGTCTCGAAGACCCTTAGGGTTTATATACTCATAATCCTGAAAATCCTGATTCAGACAAAAAGGAGTGCCGAACTGAAAGTTTGGCACTAAAGAAAGGAGATCGTTAATGACAACAAAAAAACTCCCAATAGGATTATCAGATTTTAAAGAACTGATAGAAAATGATTACTATTACATTGATAAAACAAAATATATCAAAGATATTATCAATTCTTCATCAAAAATACTTCTGCTCCCCAGACCCCGGCGCTTTGGCAAAACCTTAAACCTTAGTATGCTCAAATATTTTTTTGACAAAAGCCTGGAAAATCATAAAGAATTGTTCAAAGGACTGGAAATTGAAAAACATGAAGAATTTGAATTATATCAGGGAAAATACCCTGTAATCTTCATGACATTTAAAGACGTGAAACATTCACAATGGGAAGCCTGTTTCAGCAGCATAAAAACGGCTGTAAAAAAAGAATATTCCAGGCACCGCTATCTCCTTGAAACAGATACTCTTTATCCTGAAGACAAAATCTATTTCCAGGATATTCTTTCATCAGAACTAAAAGAGACAGGCTGTGATCAGGCTTTATACAATTTAAGTGAATATCTCCACCGCCATTATAATGAAAAAGTTATGATTCTTATTGACGAGTACGACACACCCATCCATGCAGCCTACACTTCTGGTTATTATAATAAACTTATTGAATTTATAAGAAATTTTCTCAGCGCAGGTTTGAAAGACAATACTTATCTTTTTAAAGGAGTTTTAACCGGCATCCTCCGTGTTGCAAAGGAATCCGTGTTTTCAGGCTTGAATAATCTCGGTGTTTATACGCTTTTAGATAAAGAGTTTAACACCTTTTTCGGATTTACAGAACCAGAAGCCGCAGAACTGCTTAAAGATTATGACCTGTCAAACAGATATAACGATGTTTCCGCCTGGTATAACGGTTATAATTTCGGCGGAGAAGTTATTTACAATCCCTGGTCAATCTTGCAGTTTACCCATAGAACTCCCGATATTCCATCTCCCTATTGGGTAAATACAGCAGATACGGGCATGATTGACCAGCTTGCAACAGAAGGAGGCAGGGAACTGAAAGAGGAGATAGGACAGCTTCTTGACGGGAACTGCATAACAAAGCAGGTTTATGACAGTATTGTAATGAAAGATATTGAAATACGGGGCAATCTCCTGTGGAGTTTTCTGCTTTTCAGCGGCTATCTGAAGGTTGTGGGTGAAAAAGGCCAGAAAAATACATACCAGCTTGCCATACCCAACCAGGAAGTCCGGTATATTTATGAAGAAATGATTGAAAGATGGTTTGACACAAAGGTAAGATCAGCATCTCTTGAAGAAATGACCAGGGCACTGGAACAAGGCGATATAAAGCTGTTTG from the Desulfonema limicola genome contains:
- a CDS encoding AAA family ATPase: MTTKKLPIGLSDFKELIENDYYYIDKTKYIKDIINSSSKILLLPRPRRFGKTLNLSMLKYFFDKSLENHKELFKGLEIEKHEEFELYQGKYPVIFMTFKDVKHSQWEACFSSIKTAVKKEYSRHRYLLETDTLYPEDKIYFQNILSSELKETGCDQALYNLSEYLHRHYNEKVMILIDEYDTPIHAAYTSGYYNKLIEFIRNFLSAGLKDNTYLFKGVLTGILRVAKESVFSGLNNLGVYTLLDKEFNTFFGFTEPEAAELLKDYDLSNRYNDVSAWYKGYNFGGEVIYNPWSILQFTHRKPKIPSPYWVNTADTGMIDSLATKGGREVKEEIGYLLEGKSVAKPVYESIVLYDLEKRDDLLWSFLLFSGYLKTAGEKGQKNTYQLAIPNREVRYIYEEMIIRWFGEKIESSRIETLLNSLIKGNIDDFEYLLADIVEKVLSFHDTGGTEPEKFYHAFILGLLVWLEDRYEVKSNRESGLGRYDAALIPKDRTKIGIIMEFKKVNERKNETPEQTLKKAMEQIENKKYAAELEAAGIKDIIKIAVAFKGKELWLEHSLLK
- a CDS encoding AAA family ATPase, giving the protein MTIKKLPIGLSDFKKLIEEDFYYIDKTGYIKDIVESSSEILLLPRPRRFGKTLNLSMLRYFFDKSLENHKELFKGLEIEKHAEFELHQGKYPVIFMTFKDVKHLNWDHCLSSLKYVIYEEFTKHRYLMEGDILFPDEKIFFQKVLERSLSQDECHNALKYLSKCLNRYYNMPVVILIDEYDTPIHAGYAKGYYEEIISFMRNFLSGGLKDNTYLFKGVLTGILRVAKESVFSGLNNLGVYTLLDKEFNTFFGFTEPEAAELLKDYDLSNRYNDVSAWYNGYNFGGEVIYNPWSILQFTHRTPDIPSPYWVNTADTGMIDQLATEGGRELKEEIGQLLDGNSITKQVYDSIVMKDIEIRGNLLWSFLLFSGYLKVVGEKGQKNTYQLAIPNQEVRYIYEEMIERWFDTKVRSASLEEMTRALEQGDIKLFEIMLRKVVIQVMSYHDLGGEPEKVYHALVLGMLVWMSFAYEIRSNRESGYGRYDIMMKPKDLKKHGIIIEFKMIDEEKTPEQTLKKAMEQIENKKYAAELEAAGIKEIIKIAVAFKGKELWLEHKR
- a CDS encoding AAA family ATPase, producing the protein MTTKKLPIGLSDFKELIENDYYYIDKTKYIKDIINSSSKILLLPRPRRFGKTLNLSMLKYFFDKSLENHKELFKGLEIEKHEEFELYQGKYPVIFMTFKDVKHSQWEACFSSIKTAVKKEYSRHRYLLETDTLYPEDKIYFQDILSSELKETGCDQALYNLSEYLHRHYNEKVMILIDEYDTPIHAAYTSGYYNKLIEFIRNFLSAGLKDNTYLFKGVLTGILRVAKESVFSGLNNLGVYTLLDKEFNTFFGFTEPEAAELLKDYDLSNRYNDVSAWYNGYNFGGEVIYNPWSILQFTHRTPDIPSPYWVNTADTGMIDQLATEGGRELKEEIGQLLDGNCITKQVYDSIVMKDIEIRGNLLWSFLLFSGYLKVVGEKGQKNTYQLAIPNQEVRYIYEEMIERWFDTKVRSASLEEMTRALEQGDIKLFEIMLRKVVIQVMSYHDLAGEPEKVYHALVLGMLVWMSFAYEIRSNRESGYGRYDIMMKPKDLSRHGIIIEFKMVDEEKTPEQTLKKAMEQIENKKYAAELEAAGIKEIIKIAVAFKGKELWVEQR